A genomic stretch from Empedobacter stercoris includes:
- the aspS gene encoding aspartate--tRNA ligase, translating into MFRTHTCGELTQANINEKVTLSGWVSTLRDKGFMMWIDLRDRYGITQIILDEERSSKELFETARQLGREFVIQVTGTVIERASKNPNIPTGNIEILAENITILNESALPPFTIEDNTDGGEDIRMKYRYLDIRRNPVKNKLIFRSKVAQEVRKYLDAQDFVEVETPVLIKSTPEGARDFVVPSRMNPGEFYALPQSPQTFKQLLMVGGLDKYFQIVKCFRDEDLRADRQPEFTQIDCEMSFVEQEDIMNVFEGLAKHLLHTFKGLEFGEFPRMTFADAMRRYGNDKPDIRFGMEFGEITDLAKGHDFKIFDEQELIVGIAAEGCNSYTRKEIDKLIEWVKRPQVGANGLVWVRYNEDGTFKSSVDKFYSQEDLSAWAERMNAKPGDLMLVMSGNANKVRAQLSALRMEIAERLGLRNPDVFAPLWVVDFPLLEWDEESERYHAMHHPFTSPKPEDMDLIATNPGEVRANAYDLVLNGNEIGGGSIRIFDKEVQARMFELLGFTPEQAEAQFGFLMNAFKYGAPPHGGLAFGFDRFVSILDGSETIRDYIAFPKNNSGRDVMIDAPSPIDQTQMDELNITSTFTHK; encoded by the coding sequence ATGTTTAGAACTCATACTTGTGGTGAATTAACACAAGCCAACATTAATGAAAAAGTTACGTTAAGCGGTTGGGTATCAACTTTACGTGATAAAGGTTTTATGATGTGGATCGATTTACGTGACCGTTACGGAATCACTCAAATCATCTTAGACGAAGAACGTTCTTCAAAAGAATTATTTGAAACTGCTCGTCAGTTAGGACGCGAGTTCGTAATTCAAGTAACAGGAACAGTGATCGAAAGAGCTTCAAAAAATCCAAATATTCCAACAGGAAATATCGAAATTTTAGCAGAAAATATCACGATTTTAAATGAATCTGCATTACCTCCATTCACGATTGAAGATAATACGGATGGTGGAGAAGATATTCGTATGAAATATCGTTATTTGGATATTCGTCGTAATCCAGTTAAAAATAAATTAATCTTCCGTTCTAAAGTTGCTCAGGAAGTTCGTAAATATTTAGATGCGCAAGATTTTGTTGAAGTTGAAACACCAGTTTTGATTAAATCTACACCAGAAGGTGCACGTGATTTTGTTGTACCATCTCGTATGAATCCAGGTGAATTTTACGCATTGCCACAATCTCCTCAAACGTTCAAACAATTGTTAATGGTAGGAGGTTTAGATAAATATTTCCAAATTGTTAAATGTTTCCGTGACGAAGATTTACGTGCAGACCGTCAACCAGAATTTACTCAAATTGACTGTGAAATGTCATTCGTTGAGCAAGAAGATATTATGAATGTTTTTGAAGGTTTAGCCAAACATTTATTACATACCTTCAAAGGTTTAGAATTTGGAGAATTTCCGCGTATGACATTTGCTGATGCAATGCGTCGTTATGGAAATGATAAACCTGATATCCGTTTCGGAATGGAATTCGGAGAAATTACTGATTTAGCCAAAGGTCATGATTTCAAAATCTTTGATGAGCAAGAATTAATCGTGGGTATCGCTGCCGAAGGATGTAATTCTTATACACGTAAAGAGATTGATAAGTTAATCGAGTGGGTAAAACGTCCACAAGTTGGCGCAAATGGTTTAGTTTGGGTACGTTACAATGAAGACGGAACATTCAAGTCTTCTGTTGATAAATTTTATTCACAAGAAGATTTATCGGCTTGGGCTGAACGAATGAATGCAAAACCAGGCGATTTAATGTTAGTGATGTCTGGAAATGCAAACAAAGTTCGTGCGCAATTATCTGCTTTACGTATGGAAATTGCTGAACGTTTAGGATTACGTAATCCAGATGTTTTTGCACCTTTATGGGTTGTCGATTTCCCTTTATTAGAATGGGATGAGGAATCTGAACGTTACCACGCCATGCATCACCCATTTACTTCTCCTAAACCAGAAGATATGGATTTGATTGCTACTAATCCAGGAGAAGTGCGTGCAAATGCCTATGATTTAGTGCTAAATGGTAATGAAATTGGTGGAGGTTCTATCCGTATTTTTGATAAAGAAGTACAAGCAAGAATGTTCGAATTATTAGGATTTACACCTGAACAAGCAGAAGCTCAATTTGGATTCTTAATGAATGCTTTCAAATATGGAGCGCCACCTCATGGAGGTTTAGCATTTGGATTTGACCGTTTTGTATCAATCTTAGATGGATCAGAAACAATTCGTGATTATATTGCGTTCCCGAAAAATAATTCAGGTCGTGATGTGATGATTGATGCACCATCTCCAATTGATCAAACTCAAATGGACGAATTAAATATCACATCTACTTTTACACACAAGTAA
- a CDS encoding amino acid permease — MSQLFRKKSVESILAESAKNTATMKRTLGVRDLTGFGIAAIVGAGIFSTIGRASYEGGPAVIFLFIFTAIACGFTAFAYAEFASLVPVSGSAYTYSYVAFGELFAWVIGWALIMEYAIGNIVLAISWSDYFTTLLSGLGIHLPEWMTMDYFTAKEGFEFVSNELAKGKTLEGIANSAYAQEIPKYLAFKDAPYLGFNMVVDIPALVITFLITALVYRGINESRKASNAMVVLKLAVVLLVIVVGAFYVNPDNWDPFAPNGIGGVLAGVSSVFYAYIGFDAISTTAEECKDPKRDLPRGIFASIIICTILYVLIALVITGMVHYSELNVGDPLAYVFDKIKDLKWLAGIIAFSAVVAMASVFIVFQIGQPRIWMTMSRDGLLPKKFSTIHPKFKTPSFATIFTGFVVGVPILFTDLELVVDACSIGTLFAFVLVCAAVLKMDADPNAIRGNFKTPFIDAKFVMPIVTAVIVFLCATTFKEDTVSFFTNEPQVMPIEQFVGSLTPKELKDSYSTINSLTGDEVEYLDDYLASLSAEEYKSTIEKLPVYEEKKMEKGWDVFKHKIPMVIFLFIYVFMVIRTFFKRTSIIPLAGMLCCFYMMAQLGLKNWMIFLVWIAIGLTIYFTYGYKHSKLKNQKS; from the coding sequence ATGTCACAATTATTCAGAAAAAAATCTGTAGAATCTATTTTAGCAGAATCAGCGAAGAATACTGCTACAATGAAAAGAACCTTAGGTGTTCGAGATTTAACAGGTTTTGGTATCGCCGCAATTGTTGGAGCTGGTATTTTTAGTACCATTGGTCGAGCAAGCTACGAAGGCGGTCCAGCAGTTATCTTCTTATTTATATTTACGGCAATTGCATGTGGTTTTACTGCTTTTGCCTATGCCGAATTTGCTTCATTAGTTCCAGTTTCCGGAAGTGCTTACACATATAGCTATGTTGCGTTTGGTGAGTTGTTTGCTTGGGTAATTGGTTGGGCATTGATTATGGAATATGCAATTGGAAATATTGTACTCGCCATCTCATGGAGTGATTATTTTACCACCTTGCTCTCCGGATTGGGAATACATTTACCTGAATGGATGACAATGGACTACTTTACAGCAAAAGAAGGTTTTGAATTTGTTTCGAATGAATTGGCAAAAGGTAAAACTTTAGAAGGGATAGCAAATTCAGCTTATGCACAAGAAATTCCAAAATATTTAGCATTTAAAGATGCTCCTTATTTAGGATTTAACATGGTAGTGGATATTCCTGCATTAGTCATCACTTTTTTGATTACTGCCTTGGTCTATCGTGGAATTAACGAATCTCGAAAAGCAAGTAATGCAATGGTTGTTTTAAAATTAGCTGTTGTCTTATTAGTGATTGTTGTTGGAGCTTTTTATGTGAATCCAGATAATTGGGATCCATTCGCACCAAATGGAATAGGAGGTGTTTTAGCTGGTGTTTCATCTGTTTTCTATGCCTATATTGGGTTTGATGCGATTAGTACGACTGCGGAAGAGTGTAAAGATCCGAAACGAGATTTACCTCGTGGTATTTTTGCTTCAATTATTATTTGTACCATTTTATATGTGTTGATCGCCTTGGTGATTACAGGAATGGTGCATTATTCTGAATTAAATGTTGGTGATCCATTAGCTTATGTTTTTGATAAAATTAAAGACCTAAAATGGCTCGCCGGAATTATTGCTTTTTCAGCTGTGGTAGCAATGGCGAGTGTGTTTATCGTATTTCAAATTGGACAACCACGTATTTGGATGACAATGTCCAGAGATGGTTTATTACCAAAGAAATTTTCTACCATTCACCCAAAATTTAAAACACCATCTTTTGCAACAATTTTCACAGGATTTGTAGTTGGTGTTCCAATTTTGTTTACAGATTTAGAGTTGGTTGTAGACGCCTGTTCGATCGGAACTTTATTTGCTTTTGTTTTAGTTTGTGCTGCTGTTTTAAAGATGGATGCAGATCCAAATGCAATAAGAGGTAATTTCAAAACACCTTTTATAGATGCTAAATTTGTTATGCCAATTGTTACGGCCGTGATTGTATTTTTATGCGCAACGACATTCAAGGAAGACACAGTTAGTTTCTTTACAAATGAACCACAAGTTATGCCTATTGAGCAATTTGTTGGTTCGTTAACACCAAAGGAATTAAAAGATTCTTATTCAACAATTAATAGTTTGACTGGAGATGAGGTAGAATATTTGGATGATTATTTAGCGAGTTTATCAGCAGAAGAATACAAATCTACAATTGAAAAATTACCTGTTTACGAAGAAAAGAAAATGGAGAAAGGTTGGGATGTTTTTAAACACAAAATTCCAATGGTGATTTTCTTATTCATTTATGTTTTTATGGTCATCCGAACGTTTTTCAAAAGAACTTCTATCATTCCATTAGCAGGTATGTTGTGTTGTTTTTATATGATGGCGCAGTTAGGGTTAAAAAACTGGATGATTTTCTTGGTGTGGATTGCAATAGGTTTAACAATTTATTTTACTTACGGTTATAAACATAGTAAGTTGAAAAACCAGAAATCATAA
- a CDS encoding M28 family peptidase codes for MKQFLFAIAIAATLVSCDSTKPISQEKYQKSLVKYTDKVSEAELKKQLYIIAAPDMEGRNAGTEGEIKAGNYISNYYKELGINGPNNNYFQIIPAGTFNRVKGQMRNVMGFIEGAEKPEEIVVISAHYDHDGIKDGKLYPGADDDGSGTVAVMEIGRIFREAEKKGIRPKRSVLLLHVSGEEKGLLGSKYYSDHPIYPLENTIANVNIDMIGRVDYEHNEKTRDFVYVIGSEMLSSDLHKAVLAANEGLGINLDMRYNTPDDPNRFYYRSDHYNFAKHNIPSVFFFNGVHDDYHKPGDTPDKIEYDLLTRRTKLAFNTIWILANAENRPVVDKESPMPSTR; via the coding sequence ATGAAACAATTTTTATTTGCAATTGCTATAGCGGCGACGTTAGTAAGTTGTGATTCTACAAAACCAATTTCACAAGAGAAATACCAAAAAAGTCTGGTAAAATATACAGATAAAGTTTCTGAAGCCGAACTAAAAAAACAGTTATACATCATTGCTGCTCCTGATATGGAAGGTAGAAATGCAGGAACTGAAGGAGAAATAAAAGCGGGGAATTATATTTCGAATTATTACAAAGAATTAGGAATTAATGGACCAAATAATAATTATTTCCAAATTATTCCTGCTGGAACTTTTAATCGTGTAAAAGGTCAAATGCGTAATGTAATGGGATTCATCGAAGGAGCTGAAAAGCCAGAAGAAATCGTTGTTATTTCTGCACATTATGATCACGACGGAATTAAAGATGGAAAATTATATCCTGGTGCTGATGATGATGGTTCTGGAACTGTTGCTGTGATGGAAATTGGTCGTATTTTCCGCGAAGCTGAGAAGAAAGGAATTCGTCCAAAACGTTCGGTTCTTTTGTTGCATGTTTCAGGTGAAGAAAAAGGATTGTTAGGTTCTAAATATTATTCAGATCACCCAATTTATCCTTTAGAAAACACGATTGCAAATGTTAATATTGATATGATTGGTCGTGTAGATTATGAGCATAATGAGAAAACAAGAGATTTTGTGTATGTAATTGGTTCTGAAATGCTATCGTCAGATTTGCACAAAGCTGTTTTAGCAGCAAACGAAGGTTTAGGAATTAATTTGGATATGCGCTACAATACACCAGACGATCCAAATCGTTTCTATTACCGTTCTGACCATTATAATTTTGCAAAACATAACATACCGTCTGTATTCTTTTTTAATGGCGTTCACGATGATTACCACAAACCAGGCGATACACCAGATAAAATTGAATATGATTTGTTGACGCGTCGCACAAAATTAGCGTTCAATACAATTTGGATTTTAGCAAATGCTGAAAATAGACCAGTTGTAGACAAAGAATCGCCAATGCCTTCGACAAGATAA
- a CDS encoding aminoacyl-histidine dipeptidase: MNNDILNLEPKAIWKNFSALNSVPRPSKKEEKVRQFIIKFGEDLGLPVETDEVGNVLIKKAAYPGMEDRKTVVMQSHLDMVCQKNNDVEFDFDTQGIEMYIEDEKFVTANGTTLGADNGIGVATIMSILESKDIPHPAIEAFFTIDEETGMTGALGLKAGFLSGKILLNLDTEEDDELDIGCAGGVDVTATKSYTAETANGTAFTLTLKGLNGGHSGMQIHEGLGNSNKLIARLLNAGTEFGLQIAHMEGGSLRNAIPRESWATIVIPTDKVDAFKAAYETLRAEIIEEYETKEPKMVITLESTDTTSAMSAQESKVFIQTVMAAFNGVYRMSPDVEGLVETSNNVARVEIIEGNIRILCLTRSSVESGKEALAQTLKAGFELGGFDVNFSGSYPGWKANTHSEILEVLKEIYVKQNGEEPKVVACHAGLECGIIGTNYPGLDMISFGPNISGAHSPDERVEIVSVQKFWKYLLEILKEIPNDGPVDYSCANSKNI, translated from the coding sequence ATGAATAACGATATTCTTAATTTGGAACCAAAAGCAATCTGGAAAAACTTCTCAGCATTGAACTCAGTTCCAAGACCTTCTAAAAAAGAAGAAAAAGTACGTCAGTTCATCATCAAATTTGGTGAAGATTTAGGTTTACCTGTCGAAACGGACGAAGTAGGAAATGTTTTAATCAAAAAAGCAGCTTATCCAGGAATGGAAGACCGTAAAACAGTTGTGATGCAATCGCACTTGGATATGGTTTGTCAAAAAAATAACGATGTAGAATTTGATTTCGACACACAAGGAATCGAAATGTACATTGAAGACGAGAAGTTTGTAACGGCAAACGGTACAACTTTAGGTGCAGATAATGGAATTGGAGTTGCGACAATTATGTCTATTTTAGAATCGAAAGATATTCCTCATCCAGCTATTGAAGCATTCTTTACAATTGACGAAGAAACGGGCATGACAGGTGCTTTAGGATTGAAAGCTGGTTTTTTATCTGGTAAAATTTTGTTGAATTTAGATACAGAAGAAGATGATGAATTAGACATTGGTTGTGCTGGTGGAGTTGATGTAACCGCTACAAAATCATATACTGCTGAAACAGCAAACGGAACCGCTTTTACTTTAACTTTAAAAGGTTTGAACGGAGGTCACTCTGGAATGCAAATTCACGAAGGTTTAGGAAATTCGAACAAATTAATTGCTCGTTTGTTAAATGCTGGAACCGAGTTTGGTTTACAAATTGCGCATATGGAAGGTGGAAGTTTACGTAACGCTATTCCTCGCGAATCATGGGCGACAATTGTAATTCCTACAGACAAAGTAGATGCTTTCAAGGCTGCATACGAAACTTTAAGAGCCGAAATCATCGAAGAATACGAAACAAAAGAGCCTAAAATGGTGATTACCTTAGAGTCTACTGATACTACTTCTGCAATGTCAGCGCAAGAATCTAAAGTTTTTATCCAAACTGTGATGGCTGCTTTCAATGGTGTTTACAGAATGAGTCCAGACGTTGAAGGTTTAGTCGAAACATCTAATAATGTTGCACGCGTAGAAATTATCGAGGGTAATATTCGTATTTTATGTTTAACTCGTTCTTCTGTAGAATCAGGTAAAGAAGCATTGGCTCAAACCTTAAAAGCTGGATTCGAATTAGGAGGTTTTGATGTCAATTTTTCTGGCTCATATCCTGGATGGAAAGCCAATACTCATTCAGAGATTTTAGAAGTTTTAAAAGAAATTTATGTCAAACAAAATGGTGAAGAACCAAAAGTTGTGGCATGTCATGCTGGATTAGAATGTGGGATTATTGGTACAAATTATCCTGGTTTGGATATGATTTCATTTGGTCCAAATATTTCGGGAGCACATTCACCTGATGAAAGAGTTGAAATCGTATCAGTTCAAAAATTCTGGAAGTATTTATTGGAGATTTTAAAAGAAATTCCAAATGATGGTCCAGTTGATTACAGCTGTGCAAATTCGAAAAATATTTAA